From one Mytilus trossulus isolate FHL-02 chromosome 10, PNRI_Mtr1.1.1.hap1, whole genome shotgun sequence genomic stretch:
- the LOC134687487 gene encoding uncharacterized protein LOC134687487, whose translation MSVYSLAPGNRSIPMSNTTHSDMIMASCFNNFMVAACVRSSVLTFLAVITALLCIMKIVKLHSRQHPSWHQYMIFYTASLECTIGGVHWVIVAYAQMDFVLQYLKLIQFLVMCHYYWTLATRALRRERLTKWVLLPMLICVCIYFTVIAILGIVHTQPAFTECLQPYWLELSAAEFVTVQLFAIAGFYITKRLNEISTLDSVRWSQKRDLWCIVVVFEVSAFVGFLYDALLKILGNEDSGCSHIFRDQQELYSTVFVVFMVMKLLLPIWVMLFVFQPAPPINDSDDLIPALSDDGNSAFNSSVDDHQYRQLYHPTDDYGGFRDNSPSPVTPGRSSSNANMKRSASNLDPISEEASHTAVTKKSQENQKEPPQTAALPQETPPTRGKFYI comes from the exons ATGAGTGTCTACAGCTTAGCTCCTGGGAACCGGAGCATTCCTATGTCTAATACAACACACAGTGATATGATAATGGCTAGTTGTTTTAATAACTTCATGGTTGCTGCATGTGTTAG GAGTTCTGTGTTGACATTTCTAGCTGTCATCACAGCATTACTATGTATTATGAAGATAGTCAAACTACATTCTAGACAACACCCATCCTGGCATCagtatatgatattttatacaGCCTCATTGGAGTGCACTATTGG AGGAGTCCATTGGGTGATAGTAGCCTATGCACAGATGGATTTTGTACTACAGTATTTAAAGTTGATACAGTTCTTAGTGATGTGTCACTACTACTGGACTTTAGCCACCAGAGCTCTCAGGAGGGAAAGATTAACTAAAtg GGTATTACTACCAATGTTGATATGTGTGTGTATATACTTTACTGTTATAGCTATACTTGGTATAGTCCATACACAGCCGGCTTTTACAGAATGTCTAC AGCCGTACTGGTTAGAATTATCAGCAGCAGAATTTGTCACTGTACAGTTATTTGCTATAGCAGGATTTTATATCACAAAGAGACTTAATGAGATCAGTACCCTCGATTCTGTAAGGTGGTCACAGAAAAGAGATTTGTGGTG tATTGTGGTTGTATTTGAGGTTTCTGCATTTGTGGGATTTTTGTATGATGCATTACTTAAGATAT TGGGAAATGAAGATTCTGGCTGTAGCcatatattt AGAGACCAGCAGGAGTTATACTCAACAGTATTTGTCGTCTTTATG GTGATGAAGTTACTGCTACCAATCTGGGTGATGTTGTTTGTGTTCCAGCCCGCACCACCTATAAATGACAGTGATGATTTGATACCAGCACTTAGTGATGATGGG aattcGGCCTTCAACTCCAGCGTAGATGATCACCAGTATAGACAACTCTACCATCCAACAGATGATTATGGTGGTTTCCGTGACAACAGTCCTTCTCCCGTTACACCAGGAAGATCATCAAGTAATGCCAATATGAAACGAAGTGCTTCTAATTTAGATCCTATCTCAGAGGAAGCATCTCATACAGCAGTAACGAAAAAATCTCAAGAAAATCAAAAAGAGCCCCCACAAACTGCTGCTCTTCCACAAGAAACCCCGCCCACCAGAGGGAAATTCTATATATGA